GCATCCCTGTAGCGTTTTTTGAATGCCGTCTTGAAGCAATGTGACCATCCCCTCTGCCAGAGCGAGGGCCAGCATCTCAGCAGTTCGAGATCGAGCCTGGATGAGCTGTTTCATGTTTTCCGAGGGAAGCAGCAGTTCATGAAGGGGCACTCGGCCCTTAAACCCGGTTCGGTTACAGGCCTCACAACCTCGTCCACGGTAGAGGCGCCAATCGGGGAGATATTCGATGCCTACCGTTGGCCAGTCCTGCGCGCCGTATCCCTGTACCAACTCGTCGTACTCCTGTCGGCTCGGATGGTAGGACTCTTTGCACTGGGTGCAGATTCGTTTGCAAAGGCGCTGGGCGAGGACTCCCAACATGGCATCGGCAAAGTTGAACGAGTCACAGCCAAGGTCCAGCAACCGAACCACCGTCTCGATCGCACTGTTCGTATGGAGGGTGCTGAGCACCAGATGGCCTGTGAGCGAGGCTTCAATGGCGATATCGGCTGTTTCCTTATCCCTCATCTCGCCGATCATGATGACGTCGGGATCGGCACGCAGAAACGCCCGCATCGCGGCCGCGAAGGTGAGATCGATCTTTGGATGGACTTGAACTTGGCGGAGACCGTCCTGGGTAATTTCGATAGGGTCTTCGGCCGTCCAAATCTTTCGCTCGTCGGTATTGATGTGCTTCAGAATCGCATGCAGGGTCGTCGTTTTACCGGACCCGGTTGGTCCGACACAGAGGATGATCCCGTGCGGTTTCTCCGCGATGGCTTGAATAGCCTGCAAGGTGGCAAGGGAAAACTCCATCGCCCCAAGCGACATCGGCTGCTTGGCCGTGAGAATCCGCAACACGACATCTTCGTCCTGTCCGGCGGTGGGCAGGGTCGCCACGCGTAATTCGATCTCTCGATCCTTTGCCAACCGATACCGGATCTTGCCGTCTTGGGGTTTACGCCGTTCGGCAATGTCGAGATTGGCCATGACCTTGATGCGTGACACGACCGCCCGCCTATAAGCCGCGGGAATTCCCATGTAGGTGAAACAGGTGCCGTCGACGCGCAGACGTATGGCCATGTCCTTGCGATCTGCGTAGGGCTCGATGTGAATGTCCGACGCCCCGAGTCGGTCGGCTTCAAGGATCACTTGGTTGGTCAGCCGGACAATGGCCGAGTCGTTCTCGTCGATTCCACCGGAGACAGGATCGATGACAGCCT
The sequence above is a segment of the Nitrospirota bacterium genome. Coding sequences within it:
- a CDS encoding GspE/PulE family protein, whose amino-acid sequence is MTVEIDILAGGPGGKKGGRSAKPSRYAIEQNVLDSLMYRGMISLSDLTAAVDESSDGTVDLEILLLDRYGVPKEALGSALSDFYQCPYLPYDERTAIDRELLKNLNADYLKKHAWIPIARRGSLIDVLTSDPHDLDKGWDVRRAFPGMTIRYAVGLRRDIEQFLHLATGQGPRGSIGAILGELVHEIHREAVIDPVSGGIDENDSAIVRLTNQVILEADRLGASDIHIEPYADRKDMAIRLRVDGTCFTYMGIPAAYRRAVVSRIKVMANLDIAERRKPQDGKIRYRLAKDREIELRVATLPTAGQDEDVVLRILTAKQPMSLGAMEFSLATLQAIQAIAEKPHGIILCVGPTGSGKTTTLHAILKHINTDERKIWTAEDPIEITQDGLRQVQVHPKIDLTFAAAMRAFLRADPDVIMIGEMRDKETADIAIEASLTGHLVLSTLHTNSAIETVVRLLDLGCDSFNFADAMLGVLAQRLCKRICTQCKESYHPSRQEYDELVQGYGAQDWPTVGIEYLPDWRLYRGRGCEACNRTGFKGRVPLHELLLPSENMKQLIQARSRTAEMLALALAEGMVTLLQDGIQKTLQGCTTYRQVRAVAMK